A portion of the Segatella copri DSM 18205 genome contains these proteins:
- the alaS gene encoding alanine--tRNA ligase, with amino-acid sequence MMTANEVRESFKKFFEGKGHKIVPSAPMVIKDDPTLMFTNAGMNQWKDIILGTKDPGKDVRRVDTQKCLRVSGKHNDLEEVGHDTYHHTMFEMLGNWSFGDYFKEGAIDMAWEYLTEILKLNPADLYVTVFEGSKEEGLERDNEAAGYWAKHVPADHIINGNKHDNFWEMGDTGPCGPCSEIHVDSRTPEEKAQVPGRELVNKDNPQVIEIWNIVFMQYNRKADGSLEPLPMHVIDTGMGFERLVRMLQDKHSNYDTDIFQPIIKEIEAISGKKYGFTTPTGENGEGKDEQEKIDIAMRVCADHLRAVAFSIADGQLPSNAKAGYVIRRILRRAVRYAYTFLGQKQAFMYKLVNVLVEQMGAAFPELPAQQELITRVMKEEEDSFLRTLEKGINLLNGDMDELKAHGKTQLDGVSAFRLFDTYGFPLDLTELICRENGYTVDAAGFNEEMKKQKERARNAAAVENGDWEVLKEGDQNFVGYDYTEYECHILRYRKVTQKKNSFYELVLDNTPFYGEMGGQVGDKGVLVSENETIQVIDTKRENNQSIHIVKELPKDVNADFMACVDIENREGSAANHTATHLLDYCLKQVLGDHVEQKGSYVDKDTLRFDFSHFQKVTDEELRKVEHMVNEMIRADYPLDEHRDTPIEEAKELGAIALFGEKYGDKVRVVRFGPSAEFCGGIHAKGTGKIGFFKIISESSVAAGIRRIEALTGKACEEAIYGLQDTIVALKGLFNNAKDLEGVIRKYIDEHDALKKDVEKFQAQAVERAKDKLVENAKEINGVKVVTAVLPMEPAAAKDLVFKVREALPENMICVVGSVYNDKPMLSVMFSDDMVKDHGLNAGKMIREAAKLIQGGGGGQPHYAQAGGKNKDGLSAAVDKVVELAQL; translated from the coding sequence ATGATGACAGCTAATGAAGTGCGCGAATCCTTCAAGAAATTCTTCGAAGGTAAAGGCCACAAGATTGTTCCATCAGCACCTATGGTTATCAAGGATGACCCAACGCTGATGTTTACAAACGCTGGTATGAACCAGTGGAAAGACATCATCCTCGGTACAAAAGACCCAGGCAAGGATGTTCGTCGTGTTGATACTCAGAAATGTCTCCGTGTAAGCGGTAAGCACAACGACCTCGAAGAGGTGGGTCACGATACTTACCACCACACCATGTTCGAGATGCTCGGTAACTGGAGCTTCGGCGACTACTTTAAGGAGGGTGCCATTGATATGGCATGGGAGTATCTTACTGAAATTTTGAAGCTCAACCCTGCCGATCTCTACGTTACCGTATTCGAGGGTAGCAAGGAGGAAGGTCTGGAACGCGACAACGAGGCTGCAGGTTACTGGGCTAAGCACGTGCCAGCCGACCATATCATCAATGGTAACAAGCACGACAACTTCTGGGAGATGGGCGATACAGGTCCTTGCGGTCCTTGCTCAGAGATTCACGTGGATTCTCGTACTCCAGAGGAGAAGGCTCAGGTGCCAGGCCGTGAGTTGGTAAACAAGGATAACCCACAGGTCATCGAAATCTGGAACATCGTGTTCATGCAGTACAACCGTAAGGCTGATGGTTCTCTCGAACCACTCCCAATGCACGTTATCGATACAGGTATGGGCTTCGAGCGCTTGGTTCGCATGTTGCAGGACAAGCACTCTAACTATGATACTGATATCTTCCAGCCAATCATCAAGGAAATCGAGGCTATCTCTGGCAAGAAGTATGGCTTCACTACTCCTACTGGTGAGAATGGTGAGGGTAAGGATGAGCAGGAGAAGATTGATATCGCTATGCGTGTCTGCGCCGACCACCTCCGTGCCGTAGCCTTCTCTATCGCCGACGGTCAGTTGCCAAGCAACGCCAAGGCAGGTTACGTAATCCGACGCATCTTGCGCCGTGCCGTACGTTACGCTTACACATTCCTCGGTCAGAAGCAGGCATTCATGTACAAGCTCGTCAATGTATTGGTAGAGCAGATGGGTGCAGCCTTCCCAGAGTTGCCAGCTCAGCAGGAGCTCATCACCCGCGTGATGAAAGAGGAAGAGGATTCATTCCTCCGCACCTTGGAGAAGGGTATCAACCTCCTCAATGGCGATATGGACGAGCTCAAGGCTCATGGCAAGACTCAGCTTGATGGCGTAAGCGCATTCCGCCTCTTCGATACCTATGGTTTCCCTCTCGACCTGACAGAGCTTATCTGCCGTGAGAATGGTTACACCGTAGATGCTGCAGGCTTCAACGAGGAGATGAAGAAGCAGAAGGAACGTGCCCGCAATGCTGCTGCCGTAGAGAACGGCGACTGGGAGGTTTTGAAAGAAGGCGACCAGAACTTCGTGGGTTACGACTATACAGAATATGAGTGCCACATCCTGCGCTACCGCAAGGTGACTCAGAAGAAGAACTCTTTCTATGAGCTGGTACTCGACAACACTCCATTCTATGGTGAGATGGGTGGACAGGTTGGCGACAAGGGTGTACTCGTTAGCGAGAACGAGACCATCCAGGTTATCGACACCAAGCGCGAGAACAACCAGAGCATCCACATCGTAAAGGAGTTGCCAAAGGATGTAAACGCAGATTTCATGGCTTGCGTAGATATCGAGAACCGCGAGGGAAGTGCTGCCAACCATACAGCTACCCACTTGCTCGACTACTGTCTGAAGCAGGTTTTGGGCGACCACGTAGAACAGAAGGGTTCTTATGTAGATAAGGACACCTTGCGTTTCGACTTCTCTCACTTCCAGAAGGTAACTGATGAGGAGCTCCGCAAGGTAGAGCACATGGTAAACGAGATGATCCGTGCCGACTATCCATTGGATGAGCACCGCGATACTCCTATCGAGGAGGCTAAGGAACTTGGCGCTATCGCCCTCTTCGGCGAGAAGTATGGCGACAAGGTTCGTGTAGTTCGCTTCGGTCCATCTGCCGAGTTCTGTGGTGGTATTCACGCCAAGGGCACAGGTAAGATTGGTTTCTTCAAGATTATCTCTGAGAGCAGCGTAGCAGCCGGCATCCGCCGTATCGAGGCTTTGACAGGCAAGGCTTGCGAGGAGGCTATCTACGGTTTGCAGGATACCATCGTAGCCTTGAAGGGCTTGTTCAACAACGCCAAGGATCTCGAAGGTGTCATCAGAAAGTACATCGACGAGCACGATGCCTTGAAGAAGGATGTTGAGAAGTTCCAGGCTCAGGCTGTAGAGCGTGCCAAGGATAAGCTTGTAGAGAATGCAAAAGAAATCAATGGTGTGAAGGTTGTTACAGCCGTATTACCAATGGAGCCAGCAGCTGCCAAGGATTTGGTATTCAAGGTTCGCGAGGCATTGCCAGAGAACATGATCTGCGTGGTAGGTTCTGTTTATAACGACAAGCCTATGCTCAGCGTAATGTTCAGCGATGATATGGTTAAGGATCACGGTTTGAACGCTGGTAAGATGATTCGCGAAGCTGCCAAGTTGATTCAGGGTGGCGGTGGCGGTCAGCCTCACTATGCTCAGGCTGGCGGTAAGAACAAGGACGGCTTGAGCGCTGCAGTAGATAAGGTTGTAGAATTAGCTCAGCTGTAA
- a CDS encoding gamma carbonic anhydrase family protein, with amino-acid sequence MAIIKTVEGKTPQWGKNCFIAENAVLTGDCILGDDCSIWYSAVLRSDVDAIRCGNRVNVQDCACIHQTGTMPCILEDDVSVGHGAIVHGATVRKGALIGMNATVLDKADIGEGAIIAAGAVVTHGTKVPAHEIWAGIPAKKVKACAPGQAEEFAKHYSGYIKDWYLKED; translated from the coding sequence ATGGCTATTATAAAGACAGTAGAGGGAAAGACTCCTCAATGGGGAAAGAATTGTTTTATCGCTGAGAATGCCGTACTGACCGGTGACTGTATTCTTGGTGATGACTGTAGCATCTGGTATAGTGCGGTATTGCGCTCTGACGTGGATGCCATCAGATGTGGAAACAGGGTAAATGTGCAGGATTGCGCCTGCATCCATCAAACCGGTACGATGCCTTGCATCCTGGAGGATGATGTATCTGTGGGACATGGGGCCATCGTCCACGGAGCCACAGTCAGAAAAGGCGCACTCATCGGAATGAATGCCACTGTGCTTGACAAGGCTGACATTGGAGAAGGGGCTATTATTGCAGCAGGTGCTGTAGTTACCCATGGCACCAAGGTTCCTGCACATGAGATTTGGGCGGGTATTCCAGCCAAGAAGGTGAAAGCTTGCGCTCCCGGACAAGCCGAAGAATTTGCCAAGCATTATTCCGGATACATCAAAGACTGGTATCTGAAGGAAGATTAA
- a CDS encoding AAA family ATPase — translation MKNPFVTNGYAGPEYFCDRMEETQHITEMLTNENNMALISPRRIGKTELIHHCFAQPVIQKDYYTFIIDIYSTNSVSDLVNMFGKAIIDELRPKGRSAWEKFLIALSSLRSEISFDINGAPVWGIGIGNIVNPEITLDEIFSYLNQADKPCLVAIDEFQQITNYADNRIEALLRTYIQRCTNAHFIFSGSHRHLMAEMFTSPARPFYQSVTLMNLKPLDVEKYKEFATAKFEESNKHLDTAIIGELFARFGGVTSYIQRVMNVLFLKTPEQGTCTLDMVDDAINYNLNMASDTYETLLRQMPEKQRNVFIAISAEGEARSVKSGAFAKKYHLPSPSSVNSALKGLLEKDFITQQDDAYVVYDKFFDLWLKKYLK, via the coding sequence ATGAAGAATCCTTTTGTCACAAATGGTTACGCCGGTCCGGAATACTTCTGCGACCGTATGGAAGAAACCCAGCATATCACAGAGATGCTGACCAATGAGAATAACATGGCTCTGATTTCCCCTCGACGCATCGGAAAGACAGAGTTGATTCACCATTGCTTTGCCCAGCCAGTCATCCAAAAAGATTATTATACTTTTATCATAGACATCTATTCAACCAATTCCGTCAGCGATTTGGTCAATATGTTCGGCAAAGCCATTATTGATGAACTTCGCCCTAAAGGCAGAAGCGCTTGGGAGAAATTCCTGATAGCACTCTCTTCTCTCCGTTCAGAAATCTCTTTCGATATCAACGGGGCTCCAGTTTGGGGAATAGGCATCGGCAACATAGTAAATCCCGAAATTACGCTTGATGAGATATTCTCTTATCTCAACCAAGCCGACAAGCCATGTCTTGTTGCCATCGACGAGTTTCAGCAAATCACCAACTATGCCGACAACCGCATAGAAGCTTTACTTCGCACCTACATTCAGCGTTGCACCAATGCCCACTTCATCTTCTCGGGCTCTCACCGCCATCTGATGGCAGAAATGTTCACATCTCCTGCCCGCCCATTCTATCAGAGCGTAACGCTGATGAACCTGAAGCCTCTGGATGTGGAGAAATACAAGGAGTTTGCCACAGCCAAGTTCGAGGAGAGCAACAAACATCTAGATACTGCCATTATCGGAGAACTCTTCGCCCGTTTCGGTGGTGTCACTTCATACATCCAGCGAGTAATGAATGTTCTCTTCCTCAAGACTCCCGAACAGGGTACCTGCACTCTGGATATGGTAGATGACGCCATCAACTACAATCTCAACATGGCATCAGACACCTACGAGACCCTTCTGCGCCAGATGCCGGAAAAGCAGCGCAATGTCTTCATTGCCATCTCTGCAGAGGGCGAAGCCAGAAGCGTAAAGAGCGGAGCCTTCGCAAAGAAATATCATCTCCCGTCGCCAAGCTCTGTAAATTCCGCCCTGAAGGGATTGCTGGAGAAGGATTTCATCACCCAGCAGGATGATGCCTACGTGGTATATGACAAGTTCTTCGATTTGTGGCTGAAGAAGTATCTGAAATAG
- a CDS encoding helix-turn-helix transcriptional regulator gives MDNRVKFYSWLIGLLDRKHLTFEEIANEWRDANANQDEDELDKRTFHRYRENIQSQFGITVECDKSDGYRYYLKRDPIANDDVTEWMLSSLRLASLGDMLKFHNKVMLDTPPYNTEYLDDILAAIDKQYLLKFKYVSGFGAESDIVLQPAFVRYYKQRWYVVGVKKQRSASEGKANSSAEEDVRKLVRCLPFDRISFLKLICEKHPLSAKMKKFLTPENYYEDCFGIYRMEDVPVEKIRIRAFYPEYNYIEEVPLHESQQKVKESKDGMYREYTLTIRPSRDFLQELLWHGRNIIVLKPESLRQEMIDILKDMAKSYETGECLNGEE, from the coding sequence ATGGACAATCGTGTAAAATTCTATAGTTGGCTGATAGGCCTCTTGGATCGTAAGCATCTTACCTTTGAGGAGATTGCTAATGAGTGGCGTGATGCCAACGCTAATCAGGATGAGGATGAGTTGGACAAGCGTACCTTTCATCGTTATCGTGAAAATATCCAGTCGCAGTTTGGCATTACTGTGGAATGCGACAAGAGCGACGGCTATCGGTATTATCTGAAGCGTGATCCGATCGCTAATGATGATGTAACGGAATGGATGCTGAGTTCCCTGCGGTTGGCTTCGCTTGGTGATATGCTGAAATTTCATAACAAGGTGATGCTTGATACGCCGCCATACAACACGGAATATCTGGATGATATTCTTGCAGCGATTGATAAGCAATATCTGCTGAAGTTTAAGTATGTTTCTGGGTTCGGGGCAGAGAGCGATATCGTGCTACAACCGGCTTTCGTGAGATACTACAAGCAGAGATGGTACGTTGTGGGAGTTAAGAAACAACGTTCGGCGTCCGAAGGGAAAGCCAATTCAAGTGCAGAGGAAGATGTGAGAAAACTCGTTCGCTGTCTTCCTTTTGACCGCATCAGTTTTCTGAAGCTTATTTGCGAGAAGCATCCGTTGTCGGCAAAGATGAAGAAGTTCCTGACTCCAGAGAATTATTATGAAGATTGCTTTGGCATCTATCGGATGGAAGATGTGCCCGTGGAGAAAATCCGCATCCGTGCCTTCTATCCGGAATACAATTACATCGAGGAGGTTCCGCTGCACGAGAGTCAGCAGAAAGTGAAGGAGTCGAAAGACGGAATGTATCGGGAATATACCCTCACCATTCGCCCCAGCCGTGATTTCCTTCAGGAACTGTTGTGGCATGGCAGAAATATCATTGTACTGAAGCCTGAGAGCTTGAGGCAGGAGATGATTGATATCTTAAAGGATATGGCGAAGAGTTATGAAACCGGCGAATGCCTGAATGGGGAGGAATAA